From the genome of Acidimicrobiales bacterium:
GCCAGCACGGTGGCCTTCAGGGTCCAGTTCCGGTCATGCGTGAGGCGGAACTTCTTGCCCAGCCCGTCCAGGGCGACGGCGTCGGGTCCACGCGGGGCCACGCTCACACCTCCTCGGCCATGCGGGGCTCCAGGCGGTTGAACACCCGGAAGCCGATGGCCAGGACGATGCCGGTGGCCGCCACGATGGCCAGCCAGCGTTCCAGCGACGGGAACCGCAGGTCGTAGAGCACGTTTCGGTAGGCCTTGGCCCACGAGACCATCGGGTTGAGCTGGTAGAGGGTGCGGTAGCCGACGCCCAGGAACTCCCGGTCGGCGGGGACCATGTTCAGCGGGTAGAGGATCGGCGTCAGGAACATCCACGGGGCCAGGGCCACGCCCAGGAAGTGCTGCACGTCGCGGAAGTAGACGTTGGCAGCGCTGATCATCAGGGCCAGGCCGATGGTGAACAGCAGCTGCAGCAGCATGAGGGCCAGCAGCACCGGGATCCACTGGAAGGTGATGTGGCCCTGCAGTACGGCGATGAGCACCAGCAGCACGGCCATCTCGACGAGGAGCGTGAGGAACCGGGCCAGCACCGACGAGGTGGGCAGCACCCAGCGGGGGAAGTAGATCTTGGTCACCAGCGGCGCATTGGCGGTGATGGCACGGGTCGCCTCGGTGAGGCTGGTTACGTGGAACTGCCACGGCAGCAGGGTCACCAGCAGGAACACGGCGTACGAGTCCAGGCCGCTGGGGTCGCCGACCGACGGCTGGATCCGCAGGAACACCGAGAAGACGGCCGAGTAGACGACGACGGCGACCAGGGGGTTGAGCACCGACCAGGACCAGCCCAGGGCCGACCGCTTGTACTTGCTGCGCAGGTCGCGCAGCGTGAGGTTGACCAGAAGGTCGACCTGGAGGAGGGCGTGGAGGTCGCGGCGCGACCGTGGCAGCCGTGACAGGGGCACCGGCGGAGCCTACCGGCCACCCTCAGGGTGGTCGGGGGCGCCCGGCGCCCGGCGCGTCCGCGGGTGGTGGCCTTCTACGCTGGTCGGGATCCTCTGATGACCTCCATGC
Proteins encoded in this window:
- a CDS encoding ABC transporter permease; the protein is MPLSRLPRSRRDLHALLQVDLLVNLTLRDLRSKYKRSALGWSWSVLNPLVAVVVYSAVFSVFLRIQPSVGDPSGLDSYAVFLLVTLLPWQFHVTSLTEATRAITANAPLVTKIYFPRWVLPTSSVLARFLTLLVEMAVLLVLIAVLQGHITFQWIPVLLALMLLQLLFTIGLALMISAANVYFRDVQHFLGVALAPWMFLTPILYPLNMVPADREFLGVGYRTLYQLNPMVSWAKAYRNVLYDLRFPSLERWLAIVAATGIVLAIGFRVFNRLEPRMAEEV